From Deltaproteobacteria bacterium, one genomic window encodes:
- a CDS encoding ribonuclease J, which translates to MPDTLTITPLGGLGEIGMNCMAFETRDSMVLVDCGLMFPDDYLLGIDVVIPRMDYVVERKDKLKAIVLTHGHEDHIGAMPWLLPHVEAPVMGSEFTLGLVRKKLEEHGLLERFHPQVVRGGERADLGSLSVTFIPVCHSIIQGFGLGIETPVGRIVHSGDFKIDRQPMGGHATDMEAFAAFSEPGALLLLSDSTNIDREGHALTEREIMESLKDIFAAAQGRILITLFSSHIQRMQEVFELAEMFGRKVAVDGRSIASNLEIAKKLGLVNYSDDTWCPLENLHEHKDEKVVLLLTGSQGEPLSALSRLARGEHRHLSIKKNDLVLMSSRFIPGNTKAITRVINDLYRRGAEVLYKKVQAIHASGHAHREELRTMLECVRPKFFIPVHGEYRHLFKHAALARECGVAPERALIIENGQPLTFDSSGGVRFDSEVNAEKVNVDGKGVGDVGLTVLKERQILGGEGLVIVLLLTEQSTNQILLGPNILSKGFIFEQQLSHVLDDAKEIVLDILENVPASSTKKIKERIRGSLRRYFRKVLDRDPVIVPLIMSV; encoded by the coding sequence ATGCCGGACACACTGACCATCACCCCTCTGGGCGGTCTGGGCGAAATCGGAATGAACTGCATGGCCTTCGAGACCCGGGACAGCATGGTGTTGGTCGACTGTGGGCTGATGTTTCCGGACGACTACCTTCTGGGGATCGACGTGGTCATCCCCAGAATGGACTATGTCGTGGAGCGGAAGGACAAACTCAAGGCTATTGTCCTCACTCACGGTCACGAGGATCATATAGGAGCCATGCCCTGGCTGTTGCCCCATGTCGAAGCTCCGGTCATGGGGTCCGAGTTCACCCTGGGTCTGGTCCGGAAGAAACTTGAGGAACACGGACTTCTGGAACGATTCCATCCTCAGGTCGTCAGGGGAGGAGAGCGGGCCGATCTCGGGAGTTTGAGCGTGACCTTCATTCCTGTGTGCCATTCGATCATTCAGGGCTTCGGACTGGGCATCGAGACTCCGGTGGGCCGAATCGTGCATAGCGGAGATTTCAAGATCGACCGACAGCCCATGGGCGGGCACGCCACGGACATGGAGGCCTTTGCCGCTTTTTCCGAACCCGGGGCGCTCCTGTTGCTGTCGGATTCGACTAACATCGACCGCGAGGGGCACGCCTTGACCGAGCGTGAGATCATGGAATCGCTCAAGGATATTTTCGCGGCGGCTCAGGGTCGGATTCTGATCACCCTCTTTTCGAGCCACATCCAGCGGATGCAGGAGGTCTTTGAGTTGGCCGAGATGTTCGGTCGCAAGGTGGCCGTGGATGGCCGGAGCATTGCCTCGAACCTGGAGATCGCAAAAAAATTGGGTTTGGTGAACTATTCCGACGACACATGGTGTCCCCTGGAAAACCTGCACGAGCACAAGGACGAGAAGGTCGTCTTGCTTTTGACGGGATCGCAGGGAGAGCCTCTTTCGGCATTAAGCCGACTGGCCAGAGGCGAACACCGGCATCTGTCCATCAAGAAAAACGATCTCGTGCTCATGTCCTCCAGGTTCATCCCAGGAAACACCAAGGCCATCACCCGAGTCATCAACGACCTCTACCGCCGAGGGGCCGAGGTCCTCTACAAGAAGGTCCAGGCCATTCACGCTTCGGGCCATGCCCATCGCGAGGAATTGAGGACGATGCTTGAATGTGTTCGTCCAAAGTTCTTCATCCCAGTCCACGGAGAGTACCGACACCTCTTCAAACATGCCGCACTGGCCAGGGAGTGCGGGGTGGCCCCGGAACGGGCATTGATCATCGAGAACGGTCAGCCTCTGACGTTCGACTCCTCGGGAGGGGTCCGATTTGATTCGGAGGTCAACGCCGAGAAGGTCAATGTCGATGGCAAGGGGGTCGGGGACGTCGGACTGACGGTTCTTAAGGAGCGGCAGATTTTGGGTGGAGAGGGCTTGGTCATCGTCCTTCTGCTGACCGAACAGAGCACGAATCAGATCCTGCTCGGGCCGAACATTCTGTCCAAGGGCTTCATCTTCGAACAGCAGCTTTCTCATGTGCTGGATGACGCCAAGGAGATCGTCCTCGACATCCTGGA